Below is a window of Scyliorhinus torazame isolate Kashiwa2021f chromosome 21, sScyTor2.1, whole genome shotgun sequence DNA.
tcaattaaaaatctgtttaactcctcctTAAGTTTACTCTTAATGATGACAAAACTCTCATTGAAACAGTAAGACTGACAGCTACATCTCTGGACATGCACAGTTAAATGTGGAAAGCCAGAAGTTGATGTCAGTGATTCCTGCTCCTTCTCAGGATGTCCTATTGAAGCACAAAGATGGAAATCGTTATAAATTATTTGAGCTTACATAAGCTTCCACTTTTTGCACTGTAATCTCACTGTAAAACCCCTTGAAGAAGTTATGCTTTGTTGATGAGATGTAATTAGGTTTCTAACAGCATAGCAAATCATAACTACTTCTGAACAACTTCTCTGGTTTTGAAAAGCACATCCAATATTTGTGGAATGTGACATTTCTCCATTATGATAAAGGTTGCATAGGTTTTAATGGAATAAAAATTAATCTTTGTTTAAATATTTATTTATAATATTTCAGCTTCTACCTTAGCCCCATGTGTATGTTCCAATCTTTATGTTACTCTCTGTAAACTGATTAGAAAGAGAAGAATAATCATtgcattttacttcctggttttCTGTCTGTTAGAAAATTTAAACAGGATTGGCTTTTTAGCCTGCTTGATGGCACCATTGTTGCTATCCGCCATAGTTGATTCCAGAATCAAATTAATACAGGATAGGTGAAATCCACACCGCAGGTGAAATCCACACCACGGAGATTGCTGGAACATTTTGGGTAGCTTTGTTCAAAGTCTACGGTGAACAGAGACACTCCCCAATAACCTGGGCTCGATATTGCTCTATTACAGGCAGAGCCACTGCAATACCGCCACAAGTGCACGATTTGGATCAAACAAGTTTTAGAGGCAGATTTTATTTCTTGTGACAGTAAGATCTGTGGGGAGGTTTCTCTCCAGACATTATCTTATCTTGTTCTACATTTTGTTAATTATGGCTATTTTTCTAAAGACTTGTGAGGGTCTGTAAATGAGTCATTTCAGCCTCATGAATTTGTGATCATACCCAGGAATCTGTAGCCTCAGAGAACTTTGCTCATTGCGTATGCATTTCATTCACAGAATGCTATGCAGATGACTGAGTGGCAGAACAAGAGAAGAAACACAGGGACAAACCGAGATAAAGGTTAATGCTGTCCTGGGGGCATGTTGGTTCAAACCTTGTGCAGAGGTTAAACAACAAACCTCCATCAATCTGATTGCAAGATGAAGGCTCCTTTGAACAACAGTGGGCAGAGGAAGTTGCATAGTCCCTCTCACACCCTGCATCATAGGAAGTTTTTGTTTGCACTCCTTGTGGGATTGCTCCAAAGATAAGTAGCTTTTCCATTCCCCAGCACCCACACTTTCAAAGAGAACATGCTCAATCAGTCAGACTACCTTTGAACCTCATTATTTATTCACTCTTTAACTTGCATTGTAAGGCGATCTTGTGTGGCCTCTTTCAATTTGGCCGGTTCTTGAAATTCCAGTGTCCATTTTTGACTGCTCTAAAGCTTGGGTAAATCTAGATTTTCCAAATAAAGATACCTGTGTAAAGAATTctaaaccaggattctttaaactGAAAGTACATGCAGTTTCAGTGATGGGGTCAACGAGATTTAGCTCTGAGCTCTCCCATGTGTCTGTCCTGCACCTATACAACTTTGTCTCATTGTTACAAGGGGCCACAAGCCATAGCTGAAGTTACAATTTACTTTCTTATTCTCTCAATTGCTGCCTTTGTCCCATTGTCGCAATTGCTTATTTGTTAGTGTTTGCAAGTGTAAATCTCTTCTCTTTGTGAACACTGCTGACACTCCACATAGCAGCACCACTGCACTTGACAGTGACAGGGCCTATTTACCAAGAGACTCTGGGTGTTATGGCCCTGCCCACAGCACATACTTTCGCAGTTTGTCTCCTTCGAGCAGACCCTGCCAGCGGTGCCAGGAGAGTATTTACTTGGTCGACAGAAATTTGGGGAGTCCTCTATGTACACCAGATCCGTAGTCCTTGGGATGTGATTCTTCAAGGTGTAACTGTGCTTTTTGGGGCTGATGAGCTCAGTCTCGCCTGTGGCATCATTGGTGATACTGTGGACTCTAACAGCAGTTTCATATTTGAGCTTGAGAAGTTTGCCTGTTTCATGAAAGGATGAGAGTTGCTTCCAACAGGTTCGAACTGCACAGGACCCAGATACACCATGGCATTTGCACGTGGTCTTCAAACCACTTTTCACAGCCTGGAAGAGAGGGAACAGCAGTGAGTAGACCAATAGACAACATCATCTTGCATGACAACCATTAGAATCattggttagttcagttggctgggcggctggttcatgatgcagagcaacagccaaaagcatgggttcaattcccatatcagctgagattaccatgaaggccctgccttcccaacctAGTCCCTCGTCTGAGATAGAAACAGGAGAGCAGCCAATGGGACAATGGTGACTTTCATTTATTTGTATGAGGAAATCCACACCTCATTACTTTCTAAGCAGCTCCAGAATGAAGGGAACTGTCATGTTGCAGTTATTGTTATTGGAATCCCAATGCAGAATCCTAAACTAATGATCTAGAGGCAGCAGTTCAAGACTCAGTATGGGCACTGGCAATTCGAATTCTGTTACTATAAATGCGGAACAAAACGTTAGTGTCTATATCGCTACCTCATTGCTGTtacaaaacccatctgattcactgatgtcccTTGGGTGAAAGAAATCTGTTGAATTTTCTTttacaaatttagaatacccaattattttttttccaattaaggggcaatttagcgtggtcaatccacctaacctgcacatctttaggttatgggggtgaaacccacgcagacaatctgCTGATTTTAAACAGTCTGGCCGATGTATGATCCCGGACTGGCAGCATTGGGTTAAGTATTAATTGCCTTCTGAAATCATTGAGCAAGCCACTGGGTTTGGGAAGGGCAGAAAATATTGTCTTCCTGGTAATGCTCACGTGCCATGAATGATCAAGAAGAAATCCGATTGCTTAAGAATCAAAAAAATGAATCAGGGTAGAGTGCTCAAAGCAATGTGGCAACCTCACTATCTACAGATTGCCGCCTTTGCAAAGGGAAATAGTTATCACTGGTTCATTCCATATATGCTTTCCCAATATGCTGAGTTATGGGAATGCACCAGAGTGATATTGAATTCAGTCAGGTAGTTAGCATGGAATATCACTGAATCATCATTGGGGCCAGGGAGAATCTCACCAAATTCCTGTTCTTGGAAGTGCTTTTGGAATTTTTTTATTCCCCCAAATTAAATTAGCCGAGTCCATGACAGTGTAGACCATCCATGGTATGCATGAAAGGGGAAgggcgccatagtcccagatgaccataggctgctttcccctttgagggggagatatgactggtggtgatttaacggagattcaccacacctcaggctaggGGCACGGTTGAGAacgtggggccttcatggataacgtcAGCCAGTACGGAGATTGAACCTGAACTGTTGGCACCGCTCCGCATCACGAGCCAGCCATCGAGCCAGCTGAGCTGACCAACCTCCGCCTGTATGAAGGGGTAGGTTCAATAGGTTAGATGGGCTTTAGTTAATTCAATCTTTTCTTCTATCTACAGTATATAACATTTAGGGAACTCCCAGTACAATATCATAACAATATGTCAATTAGTCAGCTTGTAAAATGGCACTTCAGAAATGTACATGTCTTGAAGGTCtgctagccacgtgtttcccattgTCAATGAgacttcctattgaagccaccctacgCCGCCAGGATACCCGTGGGCAGGagtgtgctgccagcaggaaaagagaatcccaacagccggaaaaTTCCGGCCACTATCTCCTTGACTCCTCACTGTTTTTCTAGTCATGCAGATCATTAATCCATAGACAAACGAGTCCGGATTTCCGTAAAatcattggctgggattctccgaccctgcaccggGACATTTTTCGGGGgccggtgggattcccgccacgcaggttgggggccgttgacagcggcccctgcacaattctccgggccccgatgggccgagtggccgtcaagttttgcccagtcccgccggcgtgggttactcacctcacacacggtgggacctggcaagtaagtgtgcgggggccgtcctgggagggaggggggcgtggggggcccccgcggtggcctggcccgtgatcggggcgtaccgatctgcaggcgggctggttccgtgggggaccTTCGTTCCTCTgtggctggcccctgtagggctccgccatattgcccaggggccggcgcagagaagggaacccacgcgcatgtgcggaaatacgccggccgttctgcgcatgtgcggaaatacggcggccggtctgcgcatgcgcgagattatgctggccgttccgtgcatgcgcgaactcacgctggccctttggcggcggctggagctgggggaaccactccggtgtcaacctagccccgagaaaggtgagaattcctcactttcgggggtagTTGATGCCGcagtggttggcaccggtttttacgccggcatggggacatagccccattattgcagaatcccgcccattattggaAAATTCACATATGATTTGATTTTGTCTCCTTTATGAAAATAAGGGAGTGAATGATTTGTGCCCTCAATCCATTTCACATAATTTAAGAAGTACAAATAAAGACTGTTAATGAAATGTGAGCAAAATGTTATAATGTACTCAATCAGCAGGGCTGAAATAGAGCAGGTGGGATCTCCTGTTATTTTTGAAGCAGTTTTGTCTATTTTTTCATAATTACAACACCAAATTTAGATACTGAGAAGACTTCAGATTCAGTCGGGCTATTTGCCTCAGTTGACGCAGCCAGTTTAAACTTTCCTGTCCTTTCACCTCGAGGCCTGTGTTTGAATCCAGCCCACATCAAATTACTCTCACTCTTGTCTGTCAGGGTCATCAGCTAAATTGATTCAGGGCAATTCCAACCCAGTTTAAGCCAGCACACTTGAAACTGCTGATAGTTTGAAGAAACATGCCTTCAATTGGGAATCATGATTGGTATTTTTTGACTATGGTGACGGCTTACATGGCACTGATCTCAAAGGCCATGGCACCGATAGTGTCCATTCCAACACTAATATACCCCATCCTGATAAACACTAAGAAACCAACATTGCAACGTTGCAACTAACATCTGAAAATTAAGCTCCTTTGAATTTTAACATGTAAATTACTTATAATATCTTTCTGCACTATTTTAACAGATAATTTTGCCTGCTTTGAATAGAAGGCAACAAAGCGATCCTGTCGAGATTCTATGTTATAATATACATGGGATTCCAAAAGGTTTCCTCGCTTTTTATTTTATGTAAACCCACTTTGAACAGGTATGGCTTTAATAAGCCAGTTCGCCTAACCTATCGCAGTCAGTGGTGGATTAGAGGGGCTTCAAATCCCAAAGTGACCATCTCTTGTTTCCTGAAAGCATTGCAATGCTTTGCTCTCTTTGCATAAACATGCTTTATCCTGACTAATGCCTTATTTGCAGTTCTTTGCAATCAGTCAGTAAATACACTTCAGGCAATGTTCCTTATCAGACTGACAGCTAACCTGCTAACCTCTGCTCCCAGCCTCCTACTATATTAGTACTTGGTACCTGGTAGCTGCAATTAAAACACAAAGAACCCGGGCTGGAAGGTACTATTAGCGTTAACTTTTAATATTTTCCGGTATGAAATTCCTGTGGCCAGTAATTTAACAGACAGATTAATCCCATGGGTTGTATTGTACGAACATCGCATATTATTTCATCCAGGGAGAGGTTTGCTGGTATTGATAATTCTTGACAGTTAGAAGATCTCAGTGCTTGTCATTTTTTTAATTACTTCCCTTTGAAAAACAAAACTGTCGATACAATGTAGAGGTTTAGACTGGCAATGATGCTGTCGTGACTGAAGGAACAATGGCTTtattggaaggcagcgcatgtcaaGCACAAATGATTCCACTTGCAGCATTTTTCAAGCAAGGATCCAAAGAATTCTCTTTGATTtacgggcaatttttttttttaaagcttttgcTGTTTTCTGTTTTAATGCTGTGCGCTATGAGTAAAACGGTGGCAGGTAGAATTAAATAGGCCTGTTCAGGCTCATGCTTGTAATTCCCCACCAAGTGAATTCCTGATCTCAGCCTGGGGGTAACAGCAAGCTGAGCTCTACCATTTTGTGCGCACAGAGGCTTTGAACGAAGGGCAGGAAATCATCTCCAAACCATCATCTCTTCACAGCAGCAGCAGTCCTCCAAGTTCAAAATGTTACATTGATCAGAAACCTTCTTTGTGGGCTATATTATGTTTCATCCTTAAAGTACAACCTGTCGGAAGTTCGAAGTGAAGAGCTTATGAATGAATACTGGTGGAATGGAGCTTCGGATAGCAGCAATGCAGATCAGGAATTTAATTAGGGAGGTCAATAGGCTCAAGACATCGTTCCGTTCAATCATTTTAATGGGACACGTTGACCCAAATGCCCAACTCCTCCATACGATCAATAGACGTGCAAAGCTCTGCACCAGCAAACCTGTCAAGGCTGCGCAAAAATCAATTGTCACAAATGGTAGAAATTAAAATTTGCCTTTTTGAATGCAAGAGGAAGAGTGGGAAAAGAGCACGCTCAGAACAGATACGCTCAActacctcacacagggactgatgaATGCACTGAGCAGACTGGTCAGTATCACGGAATAGGTACTGTCAGCGAATTCAAATTCAGAAAGGAGTTGGCAGTTTCTTGTCAAAAGGAATTGACTGGAGGGCCCAGAGATCCAGCTTAATAAAGGAGGAAACGATAAGATGGACAACTGTGGTCATTTCCTTTGCTGAACAGACCTATGTCCTGTTTTATAAACTCTTGAAGGCTCCCATGACAAACCTGAGTGCATGGAAACCAGTACAGCAAATGTCGTAAGTTACTGCTGCAAGTTCCTCCAAATTGGATTTCGGCAGGTGGTGTGAAAATGCTCACTGGGATCATTCAAGGAGACAGAGAATGGCAGAGATGCTGATCAagctttaaaacatttttaaaataaatttagagcaccaaattcattttttccaattaagggacaatgtagcgtggccaatccacctaccctgcacatctttaggttgtgggggcgaaacacacgcaaacacgggggaatgtgcaaagttcacacggacagtgaccccgggccgggatcaaacgtgcgatctcggcgccgtgaggcagcagtgctaaccactgcgccaccatactacTCCAGCAAGCTTTAAAACTTTCCCAGCTGTTTCACAACTGACATCCAGGTGGTTTATACAATTTATCTTCCACTTTTTTTAATAACTTGCTAAActtaattttggatccaacttcccACGAATAGTTTTGCAAATATGCAGATACATAGCAGATCCCAGACTCCCTGATCAGAATGATTATACGGGAGCAAGGGTCTGGAACCAGTTGTATTACAGTGCCTGCACTCTCGACAGAAACAGGGGACTGCCTCACCTTGATGCCCATGTTGGTATTGTGCATATCGACTCTGGCTCTCAGGTCCTTGCTGGCTTTCCTCTGTCCCAGGAAGTGCTTGATGAATTTAATGCTGTATTTGAGGTTGTCGCCACAGCCACCCCACTGCCAGGCTTCTCTGTTCTCCAGGTCTGGCGACTCGTCACAGGTACACCGCTCCATTCGGCCTGAGCTACAAGCCTTGGCCAGAGAATGCGTGAGTCCAGCTGAAGAGATGGCAAACAGGAAGGCCGTCTCCTTGAACCCTGAAAGTGAAGGAACAAAATGTTTAAACAACAGCTGAGGGTGAATGGGACCATACGTATCAGCTCACTGCGTGACCTGTTCAAAAGGAACAT
It encodes the following:
- the wnt9b gene encoding protein Wnt-9b, with product MRCRLPSAGFLIKLLTAASIITPGAPHFGLTGKEPLVLSTPLLEDSDPGNVHLKQCDSLKLFRRQKRLCRREPGLAEGLRDAIRLSALECRYQFRTERWNCSLEGRGSLIKRGFKETAFLFAISSAGLTHSLAKACSSGRMERCTCDESPDLENREAWQWGGCGDNLKYSIKFIKHFLGQRKASKDLRARVDMHNTNMGIKAVKSGLKTTCKCHGVSGSCAVRTCWKQLSSFHETGKLLKLKYETAVRVHSITNDATGETELISPKKHSYTLKNHIPRTTDLVYIEDSPNFCRPSKYSPGTAGRVCSKETNCESMCCGQGHNTQSLLVNRPCHCQVQWCCYVECQQCSQREEIYTCKH